Within the Devosia lucknowensis genome, the region CGGCTGGGACGAATTCGCCAGCGAATTCCTCTGAGCTCAAGGGTTCCGCTTGCCCGGCGAATAAATTCAGCCGCAAGGCTGGCTCCAAGCCAATCCCCATGCGTTTTGCCCCCACAGCACTTGCGTAAACCGCCCAAGTACGGTTCTGGTGCTGCAAGGTCCGCGACATGCGCGGCAAGGAGAGTGTGTTGACGACGCAGGAAGACCGTATCGATAGCGAACTGCATCGCATCTCAGCATCCAACGATCCCTTTGCCTCGGCCGTTCGCGCCACGCGCATGCCGATGTTGATCACCGACCCCAGCAAGCCGGACAATCCCATCGTCTTCATGAACGACGCCTTCACCAAGCTCACGGGCTATACCCGCGCCGAGGTGATGGGGCAGAACTGCCGGTTTCTCCAGGGGCCTGGCACCAACCGCGAAGACGTGACCCGCATCCGCAATGCCATTGCCCGGCGCGAGTCGATCGAGATCGACCTGCTCAACTATCGCAAGGACGGCACCTCGTTCTGGAACCGGTTGCTGATTTCGCCCGTGTTCAACGAGGCCGGGGAACTGAGCTATTTCTTCGCCTCGCAGTTCGACGTTTCGCCCGAGCGCAACCGCGTTTCCGAACTGCAGCTGTCGCACAGCGAACTCGAAAGCGAAATCGAGCGGCGCATGCTCGACCTCATGGCCAACGAGACGCGCATCCGCTTCATCCTCAATGCCGCGCGCATGGGCATCTGGACGCTGGACCTGACATCGGGCCGGCTGATCTCCTCGCCCCAGTGCAAGGTCAATTTCGGCCGCCATCCGCACGCGCCGTTCAGCTACGAAGATCTCAAGGCGTCCATTGTCGAGGAGGATCGGCTGCGCTGGACCCAGGTGATCGACGAGGCCATCGAGAGCGGCGGCGAATTCTCGATCGAGTACCGTATCCGCACGCCCGACGGCGAGCTGCGCTGGGTGGAAGTGCGCGGGCAGGTCAACCGCGATCTGACCGATACGCCCTCGATCATGTCGGGCGTCTCCATGGAAATCACCGAGCGCAAGGAAGCCGAGGAACACCGCAAGCTGCTCTCGCGCGAGCTCAATCACCGGGTCAAGAACATGCTGGCGACCGCCCAGTCGGTGTTCGTGCAATCGCTGCGCTCGGCCAAGTCGCTCGACGACGCACAGCAGATCGCCGTTGGCCGCATTCATTCGCTGGCGACGGCGCAGGACCTCCTGACCCAGGAAGGCTGGAGCAGCGCCACGCTGTCCGATGTGGTGGAGCGCTCGCTCGCGCCCTTCGAAGGCGCCGATTTCCGCATTGCCGGTCCGCGCGTCCTGCTCGGCGCCAAGGCGGTCTCGACACTGTCGCTGACCATTCACGAACTGGCGACCAATTCCATCAAGTATGGCGCGCTCTCAAGCGAAGACGGCAGCGTCACCATCACCTGGGATCTCCTCCCCGGGGAGACCGAAACGCTGCGCTTCCACTGGAGCGAAATGGGCGGGCCGCCGGTCTTGCCGCCACAGCGCCGCGGCTTCGGCTCGCGGGTGATCGAAAACATCGCCTCGGCGGAACTGGGCGGCACGGCCCAGGTTGATTTCCGTCCCGGCGGCATTCTCTACGAACTCAAGGCGCCGGTGTCGCAGCTTTCCGACAATGTCGACGCCTATTCGGGCCGTCCCGCTCCGCAGGCTTGACGGTGGCAGGGCCGGTCAGACCGGCTCCGTCGCCTTGTCGCGCGTCCGCCACTGACCATCGCGCCATTCCCGCACCGTGACCGATATCTGATCGCCGATGTCGATGAGATTGTAGGCGTTCGCCTCGCCGCGCAGGCGCGTCGATATGGCCGAGGAGGCCTGCGCCACGAGGATGGGCGCCGAAACGGCCTTGCTCAGGCCCATCGGCTGCCCTTCGCGCGCCGCATCCCTGGCCTCGTGCTTGCGCACATAGGACAGGTGGAAATGCCCCGACAGCACCAGGCGCACGCCGAGCGAGGCGAAGCATTCAAGAGCCTCGTCGGCCCGCTTCACGCGCTTGGTCTTCTGCATCATCGGCTCGGTGGGGAACAGCAGCGGGTGGTGGGCGACGATCACGCGCACCGCATCGGGCGACGCACGGTTGAAGCGTTCCTCGAGATCCTCGAGCTGGCTGCGCGAAATCGTGCCGTGGCCCCAGTTCCATTCGAGCCGCGCCCGGCGCGAGGTGCGCATGCCGACGAGCACGACCCCATTCATTTCGAGATAGGGCTCGAGATCGCGCGCGATGTATTTCTTGTAGAGCCCGTATGGGTTGAGGAAGCGACGCAGGATGTTGACCGCCGGCACGTCGTGATTGCCGGGCACTGCGAAGATCGGAGCATGGAGCTTGTCGAGGAATTCGCGCGCCTGCTCGAACTCCTCCTTGGTGCCGATCTGGGTGAAATCGCCGCTGGCGACGATGAGATCGGGGCGTTGGGCATTGATGTCGTCGGCAAAGCCGGCGGCGAGGGCCGGGTCGTGATGTCCGAAATGCAGGTCCGAGATGTGCAGAATCTTCATGCGGCCACCACCGTCTCGGTTTCGGCCGAAACTTCCGCCGGCACGATCACCGACAGCGCCTTGGGCCGGATGGTGAAGGTCAGCGGCGTCTGGAAGGTCTCGATCTCGCCGTCGAACATCACCTTGATCAGCGGCTTGCGGGTGTCGATGGTGATCTGCTGAATGCTCTCCATGCTGAGCGCCTCGTGGTCACGCCAGCGACCCAGCATCATGCCGGTCGCCAGGCGGAAGAAGTCGCGCGCCCGCAGGTGCTTGAGGATGTAGAGCGTCAGCGTGCCGCGATCGAGGCTTTCGCGGGCGAAGAACTTGCCCAAGCCCTCGTCATAGGCATTGCAGGCCACGGCCAGCGCCTGGATACGCTCGACACGCCGCTCGCCATCGCTGGGGTCGATGACGACAGCCAGCCGTCGCGCCCGCGCCAGCCGCCGGAACAGGAACCGCATGAAGGCAATCTTGACCGGAAGCGTCTCCCGGCCGCGCAGGTGCTCGCGTCCCGCGGCCAAGCTGGGAATGAGGCCGATGACGACTTTCTGCAGGAATACCCGGCCATTGACGTCGGCGACGTCGATGCGCTGGCTGCTCGGATGGGTCAGGGCGGCGACGGCGCCCGGCAGATCGAGGGGGAGGTGCAGGTCCTTGGCGACGGCATTGAATGTGCCCAGCGGCAGGATGGCCAGGTGTTTTTCCGAACCGACGAGCGCTCCGGCCAGCGCGGTAATTGTGCCGTCGCCCCCCGCGGCGACGACGATTTCA harbors:
- a CDS encoding diacylglycerol/lipid kinase family protein; translated protein: MTSQRFYVLLNENSGTAHALGVTRETLGELFEKNGLDARIDADCSRSMDERIADAVSSDAEIVVAAGGDGTITALAGALVGSEKHLAILPLGTFNAVAKDLHLPLDLPGAVAALTHPSSQRIDVADVNGRVFLQKVVIGLIPSLAAGREHLRGRETLPVKIAFMRFLFRRLARARRLAVVIDPSDGERRVERIQALAVACNAYDEGLGKFFARESLDRGTLTLYILKHLRARDFFRLATGMMLGRWRDHEALSMESIQQITIDTRKPLIKVMFDGEIETFQTPLTFTIRPKALSVIVPAEVSAETETVVAA
- a CDS encoding metallophosphoesterase family protein; the protein is MKILHISDLHFGHHDPALAAGFADDINAQRPDLIVASGDFTQIGTKEEFEQAREFLDKLHAPIFAVPGNHDVPAVNILRRFLNPYGLYKKYIARDLEPYLEMNGVVLVGMRTSRRARLEWNWGHGTISRSQLEDLEERFNRASPDAVRVIVAHHPLLFPTEPMMQKTKRVKRADEALECFASLGVRLVLSGHFHLSYVRKHEARDAAREGQPMGLSKAVSAPILVAQASSAISTRLRGEANAYNLIDIGDQISVTVREWRDGQWRTRDKATEPV
- a CDS encoding PAS domain-containing protein, with the protein product MLTTQEDRIDSELHRISASNDPFASAVRATRMPMLITDPSKPDNPIVFMNDAFTKLTGYTRAEVMGQNCRFLQGPGTNREDVTRIRNAIARRESIEIDLLNYRKDGTSFWNRLLISPVFNEAGELSYFFASQFDVSPERNRVSELQLSHSELESEIERRMLDLMANETRIRFILNAARMGIWTLDLTSGRLISSPQCKVNFGRHPHAPFSYEDLKASIVEEDRLRWTQVIDEAIESGGEFSIEYRIRTPDGELRWVEVRGQVNRDLTDTPSIMSGVSMEITERKEAEEHRKLLSRELNHRVKNMLATAQSVFVQSLRSAKSLDDAQQIAVGRIHSLATAQDLLTQEGWSSATLSDVVERSLAPFEGADFRIAGPRVLLGAKAVSTLSLTIHELATNSIKYGALSSEDGSVTITWDLLPGETETLRFHWSEMGGPPVLPPQRRGFGSRVIENIASAELGGTAQVDFRPGGILYELKAPVSQLSDNVDAYSGRPAPQA